The following are encoded in a window of Kineosporia sp. NBRC 101731 genomic DNA:
- a CDS encoding ribose-phosphate diphosphokinase, which produces MNTVSIQSRKTLQVFSGRAYPELAEEIVKYLDVSLTPQSAYEFANGEIFVRFEESVRGADAFVVQSCGAGINTWVMETLIMIDALKRASADRITVVLPFYPYARQDKKHRGREPISARLISDLLRTAGADRLMTVDLHTDQTQGFFDGPVDHLFALHLLTDHVASKYKGEEITVVAPDSGRVRVAERWADRLGGTPLAFIHKTRDPRMPNTVVTNRVVGDVEGRTCVLVDDMIDTGGTITKAATKLFEQGAKDVIIAATHGILSDPATERLRDCGATEIVLTNTLPIDSDRLLPNFTVLSIAPLIAQAIHEVFEDGSVTSLFNLDEVSGE; this is translated from the coding sequence GTGAACACTGTTTCGATCCAAAGCCGGAAGACGCTCCAGGTCTTCTCCGGCCGGGCATACCCAGAGCTGGCTGAGGAGATCGTCAAGTATCTCGACGTGAGCCTGACGCCTCAATCCGCCTACGAGTTCGCCAACGGCGAGATCTTCGTGCGGTTCGAGGAGTCGGTGCGTGGGGCGGACGCCTTCGTGGTCCAGTCCTGCGGCGCAGGCATCAACACCTGGGTGATGGAGACCCTGATCATGATCGACGCGCTCAAGCGCGCGTCAGCCGATCGGATCACCGTGGTGCTGCCGTTCTACCCGTATGCGCGCCAGGACAAGAAGCACCGGGGCCGGGAGCCGATCTCCGCCCGGCTGATCTCCGACCTGCTGCGGACGGCCGGCGCCGATCGACTGATGACGGTCGACCTGCACACCGACCAGACGCAGGGCTTCTTCGACGGCCCGGTCGACCACCTCTTCGCCCTGCACCTGCTCACCGACCATGTCGCGAGCAAGTACAAGGGTGAGGAGATCACCGTGGTCGCGCCCGACTCCGGCCGCGTTCGCGTGGCCGAGCGCTGGGCCGACCGGCTGGGTGGCACGCCGCTGGCCTTCATCCACAAGACCCGTGACCCACGCATGCCGAACACCGTGGTCACGAACCGGGTCGTCGGTGACGTCGAGGGCCGCACCTGTGTGCTGGTCGACGACATGATCGACACCGGGGGCACGATCACCAAGGCCGCCACCAAGCTCTTCGAGCAGGGTGCGAAAGACGTGATCATCGCCGCCACCCACGGCATCCTGTCCGACCCCGCGACCGAGCGGCTGCGTGACTGCGGTGCCACGGAGATCGTGCTCACCAACACGCTGCCGATCGACTCCGACCGGCTGCTGCCGAACTTCACCGTGCTCTCGATCGCCCCGCTGATCGCCCAGGCGATCCACGAGGTCTTCGAGGACGGTTCGGTCACCTCGCTCTTCAACCTGGACGAGGTGTCGGGCGAGTAG
- a CDS encoding penicillin-binding transpeptidase domain-containing protein encodes MNRRVLIYVLVAVLVLAGAGGTALYLLRGGDNSGAQKTAAEAFGRAWAGGNLGTIGWAGGQAGTTDDPAQAVQTTTAGLTSEKTDKPSDVTVGKVTESASGDTATAPLHVTWTLARDRTWEYDTTLTLVNQDDSWLPQYVSTLVHPDLTGDLATATLKASTVTGKRGQILGANDKVLVEDRPVVVVGIHKAKTDDVEQTVTRVAGVVGVDGAALLKRVKAAGADTFVDVITLRRAAYNQVSARLKPIPGVVFQTKDVALTPSSDFARPLFGNVGAATADIVKESDGRVQAGDETGLSGLQRTYDEQLAGTPGVVVTAVPKEGEGKEMFRADATDGKDLQLTLDLEIQNAADKAIATATHLAGMVAIDAKTGNILAIANGGPNGNGYNRALLGQYAPGSTFKIASGLGLVEYGGMTANKTVACPKALTVSGKKFTNAEDEVLGKVPFSSDFAHSCNTAFVGSAKLISQAQLAEAAGSLGYGQPNATGVTAFTGQVPTKGDTVAHAAAMIGQGTVLVSPMAVASASGAIASGTWHAPKLVLNGTGNDEATADVDPVKLDTKSARTMRSLMRTVVTSGTGTGMKNVPGGPVSGKTGTAEYGTDTPPKTNAWFTGFQGDIAFAVLVEDGGFGAKSAVPVAKKFLTDLAS; translated from the coding sequence GTGAACCGTCGCGTCCTGATCTATGTCCTGGTGGCCGTGCTGGTCCTCGCGGGAGCAGGGGGTACAGCCCTGTACCTGCTGCGCGGGGGCGACAACAGCGGAGCGCAGAAAACCGCGGCCGAGGCGTTCGGCCGGGCCTGGGCGGGCGGGAACCTCGGCACCATCGGCTGGGCCGGCGGCCAGGCAGGCACCACGGACGACCCCGCCCAGGCGGTCCAGACCACCACCGCCGGCCTGACGTCCGAGAAGACCGACAAGCCCTCCGACGTCACCGTGGGCAAGGTCACCGAGTCGGCGAGTGGCGACACGGCGACCGCACCGCTGCACGTGACCTGGACCCTGGCCCGCGACCGGACGTGGGAGTACGACACCACGCTGACGCTGGTGAACCAGGACGACAGCTGGCTGCCGCAGTACGTGTCCACGCTGGTGCACCCGGACCTGACCGGTGACCTCGCCACCGCCACGCTGAAGGCGAGCACGGTGACGGGCAAGCGCGGCCAGATCCTCGGCGCGAACGACAAGGTGCTGGTCGAGGACCGCCCGGTGGTCGTAGTCGGGATCCACAAGGCAAAAACGGACGACGTGGAACAGACGGTGACCAGGGTCGCCGGAGTGGTCGGTGTGGACGGCGCGGCCCTGCTCAAGCGGGTGAAGGCGGCCGGTGCCGACACCTTCGTCGACGTGATCACCCTGCGCAGGGCCGCCTACAACCAGGTGAGCGCCCGGCTCAAACCGATCCCCGGGGTGGTGTTCCAGACCAAGGACGTCGCGCTCACCCCCTCCTCCGACTTCGCCCGGCCGCTGTTCGGGAACGTCGGCGCGGCCACGGCCGACATCGTCAAGGAGTCGGACGGGCGGGTGCAGGCCGGCGACGAGACCGGCCTGTCCGGCCTGCAGCGCACCTACGACGAGCAGCTCGCCGGAACCCCGGGCGTGGTCGTGACGGCCGTGCCGAAGGAGGGTGAGGGCAAGGAGATGTTCCGGGCCGACGCGACCGACGGCAAGGACCTCCAGCTCACGCTCGACCTGGAGATCCAGAACGCCGCGGACAAGGCGATCGCGACGGCGACGCACCTGGCCGGGATGGTCGCGATCGACGCGAAGACCGGCAACATCCTGGCGATCGCCAACGGTGGCCCGAACGGCAACGGCTACAACCGCGCCCTGCTCGGCCAGTACGCGCCCGGCTCGACCTTCAAGATCGCGTCCGGCCTGGGCCTGGTGGAGTACGGCGGGATGACCGCGAACAAGACGGTGGCCTGTCCCAAGGCCCTGACGGTCAGCGGCAAGAAATTCACCAACGCGGAGGACGAGGTCCTCGGCAAGGTGCCTTTCTCCAGTGACTTCGCCCACTCGTGCAACACCGCGTTCGTCGGCAGCGCGAAGCTCATCAGCCAGGCGCAGCTGGCCGAGGCCGCGGGCTCGCTGGGCTACGGACAGCCCAACGCCACCGGCGTCACGGCCTTCACCGGACAGGTCCCGACCAAGGGCGACACCGTCGCCCACGCCGCCGCGATGATCGGCCAGGGCACCGTGCTGGTCAGCCCGATGGCCGTGGCGAGCGCGTCCGGCGCGATCGCCTCCGGCACCTGGCACGCGCCGAAGCTGGTGCTGAACGGCACCGGGAACGACGAGGCCACGGCCGATGTCGACCCGGTGAAGCTGGATACCAAGAGCGCGCGGACGATGCGCTCACTGATGCGCACGGTGGTCACCAGCGGTACGGGTACCGGCATGAAGAACGTGCCCGGCGGGCCGGTCTCCGGCAAGACCGGCACCGCGGAGTACGGCACCGACACGCCCCCGAAGACGAACGCCTGGTTCACCGGTTTCCAGGGCGACATCGCGTTCGCGGTCCTCGTCGAGGACGGCGGTTTCGGCGCCAAGAGTGCAGTGCCGGTGGCCAAGAAGTTCCTGACCGATCTCGCGTCGTAG
- a CDS encoding M50 family metallopeptidase, translated as MSAVNSDFSRLNWDNLSWDSLGDERVMVIVLGVAAVVLTGERTTWHVLRNVVTIAHEGGHAVIALLMGRELAGIKLHSDTSGVTLSRGKPRGLGMIFTALAGYPAPAVIGVGLAALIGLDLITVLLWVVVGLLAVLLTQIRNAFGVLTVVVTGGAAVAVMVWGNERTALGFACAVTWLLLIGGLRAVIELQSSRRAQGSGRRGGPPVTSDADQLAWLSHVPGVFWVTVFFLLSLASIVAGGWLMLSWNP; from the coding sequence ATGTCAGCGGTGAACTCCGATTTCTCCCGTCTCAACTGGGACAACCTCTCCTGGGACTCCCTCGGCGACGAGCGCGTCATGGTGATCGTGCTGGGGGTCGCAGCGGTCGTGCTGACCGGCGAGCGCACCACCTGGCACGTGCTGCGCAACGTGGTGACGATCGCCCACGAGGGTGGCCACGCCGTGATCGCGCTGCTCATGGGCCGCGAGCTGGCCGGTATCAAGCTGCACTCGGACACCTCCGGCGTGACGCTCTCCCGGGGCAAGCCACGCGGCCTGGGCATGATCTTCACCGCGCTCGCGGGCTACCCGGCGCCGGCCGTGATCGGTGTGGGGCTGGCGGCGCTGATCGGGCTCGACCTGATCACCGTGCTGCTGTGGGTGGTGGTGGGCCTGCTGGCGGTGCTGCTGACACAGATCCGCAACGCCTTCGGGGTGCTCACGGTGGTCGTCACCGGTGGTGCGGCGGTGGCGGTGATGGTCTGGGGCAACGAGCGCACGGCGCTGGGCTTCGCCTGCGCGGTGACCTGGCTGCTGCTGATCGGCGGGCTGCGCGCAGTGATCGAGCTGCAGAGTTCCCGCCGGGCGCAGGGCAGCGGGCGGCGCGGTGGGCCCCCGGTGACCTCGGACGCCGATCAGCTGGCCTGGCTGAGCCACGTCCCCGGCGTGTTCTGGGTCACGGTGTTCTTCCTGCTGTCCCTGGCCTCGATCGTGGCCGGTGGCTGGCTGATGCTGAGCTGGAACCCGTAG
- a CDS encoding alkaline phosphatase D family protein, giving the protein MILGPVLRHVGAAHATLWVEVDTRCEVSVLGTTEKTFEVSGHHYALVPVTGLPEGEVIEYDVRLDGELVWPPVRTTGLSGTSGVSDSPHPAPGVLPSSRIRTLDPDRPQRIAYGSCRVATQRTVKGRRKYGVDALEAYAVRVANDSGDGWPDLMVMLGDQVYADETTELTQQRIADHRDISRPPHGEVADFEEYTWLYHESWSDPQIRWLMSTVPIAMIFDDHDVHDDWNTSRSWRADVKKTDWWAERIIGGLVSYWVYQHIGNLSPDELAADEVYQRVRALAEVDEDAAPMLREFAVMADAEADGGKGYRWSFWRDLGRTRLVVIDSRCGRMLDGDYRSMLSEDEFAWVEERTRGDYDHLLIGTSLPWLMAPALHQIEAWSEHLAEGTGRRAVLGEKLRRAADLEHWPAFRESFDRLARLIADVASGPQAPATVCVLSGDVHHSYICEADVTALMSSVPAEASKVYQLTCSPVHNTIPWVMRLAFSISWTGPVTRLARLLFTRPRTIPETVMSWGSIGGPIFGNAISTLILEGRAARVMLESTREAQPLPPRNRLSIPSGGQEPENQWALTEQDWDPARYPLTVAMARDLSGR; this is encoded by the coding sequence TTGATCCTCGGTCCTGTCCTTCGGCATGTCGGTGCTGCTCACGCCACTCTCTGGGTCGAGGTGGACACCCGCTGTGAAGTTTCTGTGCTCGGCACCACCGAGAAGACCTTCGAGGTCAGCGGCCATCACTACGCCCTCGTACCGGTCACCGGCCTCCCGGAGGGGGAGGTGATCGAGTACGACGTGCGCCTGGACGGCGAACTGGTGTGGCCACCGGTGCGCACTACCGGACTGTCGGGCACGTCCGGCGTGTCGGATTCGCCACATCCGGCCCCCGGTGTTCTCCCCTCCTCGCGGATCCGCACGCTCGACCCCGATCGTCCGCAGCGCATCGCCTACGGTTCGTGCCGGGTCGCCACCCAACGCACGGTCAAGGGGCGACGTAAGTACGGGGTGGACGCCCTGGAGGCCTACGCCGTCCGGGTGGCCAACGATTCCGGTGACGGCTGGCCCGACCTGATGGTCATGCTCGGCGACCAGGTCTATGCGGACGAGACCACCGAGCTCACCCAGCAGCGCATCGCCGATCACCGGGACATCTCCCGGCCCCCGCACGGCGAGGTCGCCGACTTCGAGGAGTACACCTGGCTCTACCACGAGTCGTGGAGCGATCCGCAGATCCGCTGGCTGATGTCGACCGTGCCGATCGCGATGATCTTCGACGACCACGACGTGCACGACGACTGGAACACCTCGCGCTCGTGGCGGGCCGACGTGAAGAAGACCGACTGGTGGGCCGAGCGCATCATCGGCGGTCTGGTCTCGTACTGGGTGTACCAGCACATCGGGAACCTGTCGCCGGACGAACTGGCCGCCGACGAGGTGTACCAGCGGGTGCGGGCGCTGGCCGAGGTGGACGAGGACGCCGCCCCGATGCTGCGGGAGTTCGCGGTGATGGCCGACGCCGAGGCGGACGGGGGCAAGGGCTACCGCTGGTCGTTCTGGCGTGACCTGGGGCGTACCCGGCTGGTGGTGATCGACTCGCGGTGCGGGCGGATGCTCGACGGCGACTACCGGTCGATGCTGTCCGAGGACGAGTTCGCCTGGGTCGAGGAGCGCACCCGGGGCGACTACGACCACCTGCTCATCGGTACCTCCCTGCCCTGGCTGATGGCGCCCGCCCTGCACCAGATCGAGGCCTGGAGCGAGCATCTCGCCGAGGGCACCGGCCGCCGCGCCGTACTGGGCGAGAAACTACGCCGCGCGGCCGATCTGGAGCACTGGCCGGCGTTCCGCGAATCGTTCGACCGGCTCGCCCGGCTGATCGCCGACGTGGCGTCGGGGCCGCAGGCCCCGGCCACCGTCTGCGTGCTGTCCGGCGACGTGCACCACAGCTACATCTGCGAGGCCGATGTCACGGCGCTGATGTCTTCCGTGCCCGCCGAAGCGTCGAAGGTCTACCAGCTGACCTGCTCGCCCGTGCACAACACCATCCCGTGGGTCATGCGACTGGCGTTCAGCATCTCCTGGACCGGGCCTGTCACCCGCCTGGCGAGGCTGCTGTTCACCCGTCCGCGCACCATTCCCGAGACCGTCATGTCGTGGGGCTCGATCGGCGGCCCGATCTTCGGGAACGCCATTTCCACGCTGATTCTCGAGGGTCGCGCGGCCCGCGTGATGCTGGAGTCGACCCGTGAGGCGCAGCCCTTGCCCCCGCGCAACCGGCTCTCCATCCCCTCCGGTGGGCAGGAGCCGGAAAACCAGTGGGCCCTCACCGAGCAGGACTGGGACCCGGCCCGCTATCCGCTCACGGTCGCAATGGCCCGGGACCTCTCGGGCCGTTGA
- a CDS encoding glycosyltransferase 87 family protein, which translates to MTGTSRFDRGLRIWLVVMLLACVGLAVGWAAKAPCVDTYTTPDGQVALDWRDARQYSLHCYSDAIPLYGVDHLQDGTLPYKTTWTDADGTVRAMEYPVVTGMLQYVGMRFTKVYVGITGDTGPEVVPYFVIMAIVLAISWLVAVACTIPLAVRKWEVVLMALSPLVFVHAFTNFDTLAVALAAAGMLAWARQRPLLAGLLLGIGAAAKLYPLFILGPLLILCWRSGTLKPWWKATLAAAGAWIACNAPFALLYPRGWWEFFRLNSTRPADHDSIYNAITTFTRWEGFDGPLYAGQSPEKLNTFSLAAFLVLCLVIGVIGLTSPRRPRLASLVFLVVAAFLLTNKVWSPQYSLWLVPLAVLALPRVWVLLVWMVTDAYLWYPRLGYFLGLQDPSRGNSPERFLTVVVLRDLLVLLICAMIVHTIYRPQADPVRRQGVDDPAFGPVDDHLPDRRLVPQRG; encoded by the coding sequence ATGACCGGGACCAGCAGATTCGACCGAGGGCTGCGGATATGGCTGGTTGTGATGCTGCTGGCCTGCGTGGGCCTGGCGGTGGGCTGGGCCGCCAAGGCCCCTTGCGTGGACACCTACACCACTCCTGACGGCCAGGTGGCGCTCGACTGGCGGGACGCGCGGCAGTACTCGCTGCACTGTTACTCCGACGCGATCCCGCTGTACGGGGTGGACCACCTCCAGGACGGCACGCTGCCGTACAAGACCACCTGGACCGACGCCGACGGCACCGTGCGGGCCATGGAGTACCCGGTGGTCACCGGCATGCTCCAGTACGTCGGCATGCGGTTCACGAAGGTCTACGTCGGCATCACCGGCGACACCGGGCCGGAGGTGGTGCCCTACTTCGTGATCATGGCGATCGTGCTGGCGATCTCCTGGCTGGTGGCAGTGGCCTGCACCATCCCGCTGGCGGTGCGCAAGTGGGAGGTGGTGCTGATGGCACTCTCCCCGCTGGTGTTCGTGCACGCCTTCACCAACTTCGACACCCTGGCCGTGGCCCTGGCCGCCGCCGGGATGCTCGCCTGGGCCCGGCAACGGCCTCTGCTGGCCGGCCTGCTGCTGGGGATCGGCGCGGCGGCCAAGCTTTACCCGTTGTTCATCCTCGGGCCGCTGCTGATCCTCTGCTGGCGCTCGGGAACGCTGAAGCCGTGGTGGAAGGCCACCCTGGCGGCCGCCGGGGCCTGGATCGCCTGCAACGCCCCGTTCGCGCTGCTCTACCCGCGCGGCTGGTGGGAGTTCTTCCGGCTGAACTCGACCCGCCCGGCCGACCACGACTCGATCTACAACGCGATCACGACCTTCACCCGCTGGGAAGGGTTCGACGGCCCGCTGTACGCGGGTCAGTCGCCGGAGAAACTCAACACCTTCAGCCTGGCTGCCTTCCTGGTGCTGTGCCTGGTGATCGGGGTGATCGGGCTCACCTCACCGCGCCGGCCCCGGCTGGCCTCGCTGGTCTTCCTGGTGGTGGCCGCGTTCCTGCTGACCAACAAGGTGTGGAGCCCGCAGTACTCACTGTGGCTGGTGCCCCTGGCCGTGCTGGCCCTGCCCCGGGTCTGGGTACTGCTGGTCTGGATGGTCACGGACGCCTACCTCTGGTACCCCCGGCTGGGGTACTTCCTCGGCCTGCAGGACCCGTCCCGGGGCAACTCCCCCGAGCGGTTCCTCACCGTGGTGGTGCTGCGTGACCTGCTGGTGCTGCTCATCTGCGCCATGATCGTCCACACGATCTACCGGCCCCAGGCCGATCCGGTACGGCGGCAGGGTGTGGACGATCCGGCCTTCGGGCCCGTCGATGATCATCTTCCGGACCGCAGACTCGTTCCCCAGCGGGGATGA
- a CDS encoding SRPBCC domain-containing protein, whose amino-acid sequence MSTFVQLGRVEAGLPPALTDDDVVPGPQLVYVRRVLAGSAGHVWHILVSPVGTSVWLGHGAVLRGEGHSFMSDEGEAGMVRSYHPLEQLRLSWHSGDADDEPSLVELDLTPVTGGTRLRLWHEGLPAEQRQRMQQEWEHRLDDFAQVCL is encoded by the coding sequence ATGTCCACATTCGTGCAGTTGGGTCGGGTGGAGGCTGGGCTGCCACCCGCGCTCACCGACGATGATGTCGTACCCGGACCGCAGCTGGTGTACGTGCGCAGGGTGCTCGCCGGTAGCGCGGGTCACGTCTGGCACATCTTGGTAAGTCCGGTCGGCACCTCTGTCTGGCTGGGTCACGGTGCCGTGCTGCGCGGCGAGGGGCACAGCTTCATGAGTGACGAGGGTGAGGCCGGCATGGTGCGTAGCTATCACCCTCTGGAGCAGTTGCGACTGTCGTGGCACTCCGGGGACGCCGACGACGAACCCAGTCTGGTCGAACTCGATCTGACCCCGGTCACGGGCGGTACGCGGCTGCGGCTGTGGCACGAGGGCCTGCCCGCGGAGCAGCGGCAGCGGATGCAGCAGGAATGGGAGCACCGGTTGGACGACTTCGCCCAGGTCTGTCTCTAG